AGGCAGTGAGATGAGCAAGGTCACTTGTGACATGGCGATGTCCCTCGACGGCTTCGTGGCAGGTCCGAACCAGAGCCTGGACGAGCCGTTCGGCGAGGGCGTGGGCGAGCGCCTGCACCGATGGATGTTCGACGAGCCCGAGCGGCACGCCACGGTGATCGAGGGCATCACCGCGGCCGGAGCCTTCATCATGGGCCGCAACATGTTCGGCCCCGGCCGCGGCGCCTGGGACCTGGACTGGAACGGCTGGTGGGGCGACGAGCCGCCGTACCACGCGCCGGTCTTCGTCCTCACTCACCACCCGCGCGAGCAGTTGACGATGAAGGGTGGCACGACGTTCACCTTCGTCAGCGACGGGATCGAGGCGGCGATGGCCCAGGCGCGCGAGGCCGCCGGCGACCGCGACGTCGCCATCGCCGGTGGCGCGGAGACGGTGAACCAGTACCTGGCGGCAGGGCTCATCGATGAGCTGCGCCTGCACGTCGCGCCCGTGATCCTCGGCAGAGGCGAGCGGCTGCTCGACAACGTCGGGGACATCACCCTTGAACCCCTCGGCGACCCCTCGGGCACCAGCCTCGTCACCCACCTGACGTACCGGGTGATCCGGTAGAAGGCTGTGGTCCGGTCAACCAGGCGATTCCGGCGACGGTTCGCCTTCACCCGCAACCGGTTCTCGGCCCAGCACGGCCACGCCGGTGTCCCCGTCCCCGCGATCCGCCACTTCAAGGCCGTGTCGGCTGTCCCTGGGGTGCTTCCTCTTCAGGACCGTCGATCGAGGGCGGCCGACAGGCCCCTTTGACGGCAAGAATATGCAGGTCAAACCGCATCGTGGGTTCCTCGGCGATACGCTGGAGGTCGAGCCTGACTCCGGCGCCCGACCGGACGGCCGGCACCGGACGGCCGGGCCGAAGGGAGGCATCGATGCACTACGAAGAGTTCCTTGCCAAGGTCCGTGAACGCGGCGAGTACGCCGACACGCAGGAGGCCGAACAGGTCACCCGCGTGGTGCTCGGCGCGCTGGCCCGCCGACTCAACCCCGGCGAAGTGGACGACCTCGCCGCCCAACTACCCCACCAGCTCGCAACGGCCCTGCCCACGGATCACGATCGGGCCGAGTCATTCCGGGTCCAGGAGTTCCTGCGACGGGTCGCCGCGGCCACCGGAGCCACCGAACGCACCGCCGAGTGGGATGCCAGCGCGGTGTTGTGCA
This window of the Nonomuraea africana genome carries:
- a CDS encoding dihydrofolate reductase family protein, coding for MSKVTCDMAMSLDGFVAGPNQSLDEPFGEGVGERLHRWMFDEPERHATVIEGITAAGAFIMGRNMFGPGRGAWDLDWNGWWGDEPPYHAPVFVLTHHPREQLTMKGGTTFTFVSDGIEAAMAQAREAAGDRDVAIAGGAETVNQYLAAGLIDELRLHVAPVILGRGERLLDNVGDITLEPLGDPSGTSLVTHLTYRVIR
- a CDS encoding DUF2267 domain-containing protein, whose translation is MHYEEFLAKVRERGEYADTQEAEQVTRVVLGALARRLNPGEVDDLAAQLPHQLATALPTDHDRAESFRVQEFLRRVAAATGATERTAEWDASAVLCTVAEAVSGGELNDVLTQLPSGFAVLFGKPSLSG